The Lactuca sativa cultivar Salinas chromosome 2, Lsat_Salinas_v11, whole genome shotgun sequence genome includes the window GATTGAAGCAAGAAACTCGTGGGAATTAAGATCTACATCAGTTGGCATCTTTTGGGAATGTATTAAGATGTTATCTTAATCccatttcattctagatctccTTGGATGGAGTTTTGGGCTTTTTCGCTTGGTCATGGAGCTATTTCTGGGGTatgagctcagatctgaagttgtaacttcagatctgaactctctgtGAATTATAAGACCATAAAGTTATCAGCTTTTGCAAGTATGAACCCCTCCCTAagtgtaaaaccccatttcaagcttaGTTTTGGCATTTTAAGTCAATAGagtcttgcatgcacgtaaattttgcaacttaaCGTGGTAAGCAtgcctaaggaagttggatctgcaatttggggccttgccatggcttaaaagTGTCTGCATGTTGAAATGActgaagagactcgacgagtcgcatattcgactcggcgagtcatatgaagatatgcattgaactcgacgagttggatgaacaactcggcaagtccgatgaagattgttgtAGACTCGACAAGTtaaaggaacaactcggcgagtcggctaaggtTTCCCCAATTGATGAATGCgtgtgaacttgtcgagttgcaagaaggaagACTCAACGAGTGGCCTTAGAGCTTCGATTGCGAACCTTAGGAACTCGACAAGCCACCCCGGTGACTCGGCAAGTGGACAAGTatctcaaggaactcggcgagtagccaagggtactcgacaagttagggtcaacatgattgttgaccttgactgttgactttgactttgactaggggttgactagttgacttatggGGTACCTTGAATGGCTGGGAACTTACGGGTATGGttatattatgataataggtggtggagtttgtggcagtgatatgagagttggagtttatctgttgagtcgacatttgcaaggtgagttatcctcactatactaaggggtctaaggcaccaaggctggcccattgaatatgttatcctagcagtgTTAGTATGTTGAGTATGAAGTTAATGTTGCATGCTCAGTGGTTATGCCGGTTAGaaagatctgtaggactacctgtgttgaTATATGATTATCTGCATGCTCAGTGGTTATGCCACTTAGGTAGatttgtaggactacctgtgttatatgattatatgcatgctcagtggttatgttatatgttgatatgttatgtaggATGGGTTGAGGTGGGATTGCTTcatgcggtaaccaacaaacctaggagcattccagttatgggctaagggagactcgtattgTGGGCTCGATGACAAgccagatgtgagttgtgggcccgcaaggcaatccagactcacactgtgggcccaggggtaatccagtctgtaaagctgTGGACCCGTTGCACTTTGTTcggtttgttatgttatgatattgctgatattgttatgtggactgtatgtgtatcggcattttagggaactcactaagctttcgagtttacagtttcagtttattatttcaggtacttcaggggatcggggaaaggcaaaggcgtgatcgtattgCTTATCACTTTTCATGAATttgtttttgggatactctgatatgatactttttgaaaacaagtttgtaatgGTTAATGgatttgaaatattttaaaagtttaaattggcttgaattttatgggtgttacatttcATTATGTTAAGGTTGATTTACAAAAGGGTCATCAAATGGCTAATGTTTCTTAGATATGGAATATGCACAAATCAGCACGCTCTACTTGATGGCAAACATTGTATCATGTTTGATTGAATGCTTACGTTCCACCATATAGGCAATGCAATAATCGTCGTCCTGAAATAGTTAACGTAACAGATAATtagtaaaatataaaattttaatttgtttaatAATAACATTGTATGCTTACGCTGTATCACACTCAACCGaatgtaaaattttaatttttttaatgtttaatgtttaatttgTCTAATGATAACATTGTATGTTTAATAATAACGTTGTAGTgacaaaataaatttaatttgCAGTTGATATTGTTCATATGATGAAACTTttaaattaacaaaaatataacaTTCAGATCGTTTATATTAATGTTGTTAAAaagattatttttttaattcgatAAAAAATGTAACATCCATACAATCTAAAaggaaaaagacaaaaaaaaaatcaagattttgatttatttaatattatataataataacaaatatatatatatatatatatatatatatatatatatatatatatatatatatatatatatatatatatatatatatatatatatatatatatatatatatatatatatatatatatatatatatataaagggttaCATTTGGGAATCACGGTACATAAAAAAATCCCCAATTACAAATATTATATTGAATTCTTCGACATAAAATTAATATTGAATATGTTAAAGCATCTTTTCTGTTTTCCATGTCGTTTTATTGGGTTGTGAGTTTTGAATTGTGTGACTTTATATTTCACGCTCTCTCatcgactctctctctctctctctctctcgtatcTGAAACACACATACACCATTGAAATTTGAAAATGGCCGATGCTTTAGTTACTGTAGCTGCCGAGGCGATCCTGAAAAAGTTAGCATCCATAGCTGTCAACGAAGTCGCCCTTGCTTGGGGTTACAAAGAGAAGTTGTACACACTTGAACGGACCTTGAAAATGATTCGTGCCAAGTTACAGGATGCCGAGATTCAGAAAGGTCAAAAACATGGGGTGATGGAGTGGCTGAAACAGCTAAAAGATGTTGTTGGTGAAGCTGATGATGTGTTGGATGAGTTTCACTACGAAATGCTGAGGCGTGAGGTAAAGAATCGAGGTCGGATGGCAATAAAGGTACCCTCTCTCCCAAGCTTGAAAAAGCTTTTATTTCGTAGTGAAATGGGTCATAGAATCAAAAACATTAACGAAAAGTTGTCTCAAATCAATAAACAAGCAAACGAGCTGGGACTACAAAATGAACAGCCTGGTCCTGTTGTTGTTCCAGATCGCCCCTACCGGGAGACAGATCCAAATTTAGGCGAATTCAAAATTGTTGGGAGGGAGGATGAAGAAGAGCGCATCATACACCTATTAACCGAGTCAAGAAAAGAAGAAAAGCTTACAATTGTTCCCATTGTGGGAATGGGCGGGATGGGGAAGACCACCCTGGCTAAGTCCGTATACAATAATCCAAAAATCCAACAACATTTTGATGTGAAAGCTTGGTTGTGTGTGTCTGTTAAGGTTGACATCAACACACTTCTGGCAAAGATCTATGAATCTGTTGCAGGAGAGAAACCTATGTCGGAAACAATGGTCAATTTAGTTCGAGATCTTGAAAAGAAACTGGGAGCGAAAAGATATATGCTAGTCCTGGATGACGTTTGGGATGAAGAGAGATTGTATTGGGAAGATTTTAGGAGTGTTATGATAAATGTGAAGTCACAAATTGGAAGTGGCATTCTGGTCACCACCAGGAAACTTGACATTGGAACCAA containing:
- the LOC111875931 gene encoding putative disease resistance protein RGA3; this translates as MADALVTVAAEAILKKLASIAVNEVALAWGYKEKLYTLERTLKMIRAKLQDAEIQKGQKHGVMEWLKQLKDVVGEADDVLDEFHYEMLRREVKNRGRMAIKVPSLPSLKKLLFRSEMGHRIKNINEKLSQINKQANELGLQNEQPGPVVVPDRPYRETDPNLGEFKIVGREDEEERIIHLLTESRKEEKLTIVPIVGMGGMGKTTLAKSVYNNPKIQQHFDVKAWLCVSVKVDINTLLAKIYESVAGEKPMSETMVNLVRDLEKKLGAKRYMLVLDDVWDEERLYWEDFRSVMINVKSQIGSGILVTTRKLDIGTKGMTMDSCPLKGLSDDYCWYIFKERAFLVGQSPQPELEKLGCDIVKKCRGLPLLLNVIGGMLQNYSDPEKWLAN